The window CAGTActttttctctgttgtgttggtacttctacttaagtaaaggatctgagaACTACTTTGACCACTGGTGGAGTCTGTGACACTAAAGTGAGCAGTGTTGTGTATTGTAAAAGAATTGTTTATGCGGTTGAGTATCCGTAAAGTGCTATTCTGAGTTTAGTGAGTGTTGATGTGGCACTCGGTGGTGTTTTTAGCAGAGCTCTAAGCAGTCATTATGTGGGCTGCTGTCATTCAGATGCTCTCAGGGTTGGTTTTAAAGCGGCCAAGAGAAAAATATGTCCctaaaaacacactgaggccACGGCCAAAACAATGATCCAACCGCCAAGGGACATTCCTGTGTCCATATTCCTCTTAATTGAATGCAGTGTTTCACTTAAATGATACAGCTGGTCAGTGTATGGTTTATCTGCACCAGCTGCCTCTGCCTGTGTTATGTCAGGCCTCTTCCTGACACCGAGCAGGAATAACATACCCCTTTGCAAATTCCTCAAATTCCCAAACGTATTTGTGCATTGGGAAAACACTGGGCAACCGTTTCCAAGCGAAACACTCTATTCCTTTCAGCCTCTCTGCTCGTTTTATTGGCTGGGGTCCCATCCTGCTCGGCTGGAGACCACACCACCAATCACAGGAGAGAGTGGCATCAAAGGTAAAGCATGTTGTGAGGTGGAAGCTGTGGAAACATGCCTGCTTGTTTTTCCCTCCACCAGACTGGCACTGATCATGACTAATGTTTTCCTGCGTATGGGCAGTTATTAACTCAggcaggcagagagacagacagatgggcTTTGTGATGTGTGCTGGGATTACAAAAGAGCAAATACACTGTGGACACTGTGAGCACACCCACACTTACCTAATGTAATAGGTTCCTTTTAAAGTTCTGTGCTACCATAGAGTTGTACTGTAACACAACTGTGACAGTAACTATATTATCTTAACTTATCATCTATAACTTATTATTTATCTTCATGcatatttttaatcatttaaatccATCTGGGATCACCCTGGAAGATAATTAGGTATCTTGAAACAGTTATTGAATGTaatgttgattttatttctaaaactgcatttttacatatttagaGGATGAACTTAATGGTTGATAGATTCATaatctctctctttatctcatGTTTTAGCAAGTCCAGTAAAATTAAACAAGTCTTGTAAAagtatcttcttcttttcctttcggctgctcccttcaggggtcgccacagcgaatcatctgcctccatttaaccctatcctctgtatcctcctcacccacaccaactatcctcatgtcctccttcactacatccaagaacctcctctttggtcttcctctaggcctccttcctgacagctctaacctcagcatccttttaccaatgtattcgctgtccctcctctgaacatgtccaaaccatctcaatctggcttccctggctttttctccaaaacatctaacatgagctgtccctctgatgtcctcattcctgatcctatccatcctcgtcactcccagagagaacctcaacatcttcagctctgctacctccagctctgcctcctgtctttttctcagtgccactgtctctaaaccagacaacattgctggtctcaccactgtcttgtccacctttcctttcattcttgtgacactcttttgtcacacatcacacctgacactttcctccacccgctCCAactttttcctcttaacacactcctgaacttcctcattccaccaccaagtctccttatctgctttcctctttccagatgacacaccaagtaccctcctacctgtctccctgatcacttagctgtagctgtccagtcatctggaagaacctcctgacctcccagagcctgtttcagctcctccctgaaagccacacaacactcttcctttttcaacttccaccacttggtcctcttCTCTGCCCTggtcctcttcatcttcctcaccaccagagtcatcctacacaccaccatcctatgctttctggctacactctccccagccactactttgcattcactgatctctttcaggtcgtaatgtctgcacaagatgtaatcaacttgtgtgctcctgcctccactcttatatgtcaccctatgttcctcccttttctggaaaaatgtgttcactacagccatttccatactttttgcgaagtctaccaccatctgtccttctgcattcctgtcctgcataccaaacttacccatcacttcctcatcacctctgtttccctcaccaacatgtccattgaagtctgccccagtcaccactctctcaccactagggataccctggatcacctcatccatctccctgcAGAATTTCcccttctcttctaactcacatcctacctgtggggcataaccactgacaacattcaacatcacaccttcaacttccagcttcagactcatcaccctatgacactctcttcacctccagaacattcctagtaaaatcctctttcaggataattcctactccattgctctttccatccacaccatgataaaacagcttgaaccctgctcctaatctataggccttgctacctttccacctggtctcctgaacacacaagatatccacctttcttctctccatcatatcagccaactctttggttttccctgacaaagtccctacattcaaagtccctgcACTAAGTCCTACCGTCCTGCcattcctcttctctctttggctacgaacacgccttcctcctctccttcttctaccaacagtagtccaatttccactggcaccctgtaggtcaacagcaccagtggtggtgattttacgtcggatgcccttcctggcacaaccctctgcatttacccggatttaggactggcacatgaagacactggattgtgcccccctgtggttgcatcaAGTCTTGTAAAAGTATGCACAGGAGTAATTCAGGTTCAGctcaagacaaacacatttttcatcaaGACTAAAATGATGAAATCATTCTATTTTTGTGGCTAAATCCCTGTTAAACTCATgtctcatttttttattttgaaatcttcattttatttatctggGGTGCTGACACATTCACACGTTCAAGCAGTTCTAGTGGAGCAGCTGGGATTAAGTGTCTTGCTCAAGAGGATCACAGCGGTAAATCTGAGGGAGGGACATCAGCACCTTTTTTTTACTTGCCCCACCCCGATTTAATCCTGACATAGCAATCAAGggttttagtcatttttcaagcaaaaattcTCCAGATCTTTTGGTTCGAACACCagaatttacagtatttaaatcTTTTGGTTTTAGACTGTTAGAGCAGGTAAGATATTTTAATAAGTTCTGTGAAATTGTGATATGTATTTGACATTCGTCAAAAACGCTTCACGACATTCTGTAAACCAAGGATTAATTAATGATCTACAGagaaatcaataatgaaaataacatttatgtAACAAAAGGAATATCACTCAATACATTATGATTTTTAATCTCTCAAACATTAGTATCAGAATCAAGAACCTAATCAGTTAAGCAATATTCACaacatttcacagtaaaaagaaaaaataattcagtaaaCAGCTTTTTGTGCAACTAAATTATCTTGTGACCTCTCAGGGTGTAAACAGCCATGAAAGAAAAATTTATTTGGATTTCTTGGCATACTCTTTTCTGCCTCCACCTTGACTGGCAAAGTTGCGGACCCGGTGGATCTTGGCCAGCTGGTTGTGCATGGTCTTCATTATGTCCACGTGGTCGGGGATGTGAACATAGCGGACATTCCTGCCTGTGACAAACAGGTCCTGTAGCTGAGTGAGGTTACCCCGCCAGTCCCTGTACAGCACCTCCTCCAGACGTATGTTCATGAAGGCATCCACATTGACCACACGTCCCTGTGCTGTGCTCTCATTCCTCAGGTCCACCGTGGTGACCTCCCCCTGCAGACCCTGCAGCAGGAGCACCATGCTGTTCTCTGCAATCGTACGCTCACGAATGGAGTTGCAGACTTCAACAGGCCTTGCGTCCGACACCGGCGATTCGTCTCTCTCCGACTCCATGGACGCTGCCCGAGAATGTGTGGAGACACCAGGGATTCCTGCAGGTAGGCAGAAGGTCAGCTCACCACACAATTCACTACCAGTCAAGTCAAATCATGTGAACAAACAGGAGGTTTAGAGCTGAGGGAAACAGCAGCACCTTATTGTCTAACGTTTagaataaaaactttaaattttattcatCTTATAAATGGGAGGACAAAGTAGTAGAGGCACCTCTTAATATACACAATCAACAGCGGCACAAACTACATCCTCCAAAATGAGAATATGGTTAAATCAACAAAAACtaagcattttaaattaatgaaagcAGAATCTACTGCAGGACACTTGGATTAGACTGAACTAGCTTTTAGATGTAGTTTGGTAACACTGAGAATATCAGTATTTTTGCGTTTTACAGCATTAAAAGCATCTACCTAAAATTTTTCAGGTGATGTAAAGGTGATTTATTGCTTACTGTCGTGTCATCTTGctgttttcactttaacatGTCATCCCATGTATCTTCTATAACTATATTCGATAAGTAAACTATACTATGGGTCACCGTTTATAAAAAACTGCTGAGGACAAGTAACTTTAACAAGCAGCAACAGCATCAATCCAAAACACGATTAATGTCAACGTAATTATAAAACACCAGATATTCATAAAGCCTTTTTTAGAGATATCACTGTGTGTGCAgatcatttaatatttatgtcGTCACCTAAAATTACCTGTTTTAGTATGAGACCTGCGTTGAAATAGCAAACTTCGGTGTTAGCCTTTAGCTAGCAGCGACACAGTGAAGTACAACAAAGCCTCTGGAGAGCACACAGCGCTACGGTCCTTTATTGCTGTTATGTTTAACATCCACCTGAGTTAAACCATGAGCTTAAAACCTTGTTTCATCATGAAATTCGTGTGTAAACCCGAATCCCTGCAGCTACACCTAAACTGACCTAACATGTCAACAATAACTTGGTTTTCCCGCACCGAAGAAGAATGAGCAGCGTGATGACGTTTCACTTTGCGTCACAGACGCGTCTACTTAAAGCAACAGCGCCCTCTGCACGTCTATGCTACCAAACATATAAACATGAATAGACATCTTATTGATAATGTGCCTGTATAgaaaaaacatcatcaaataTTTATCAAGCTATGTtccatgtgttttcatgtgctaTATAGTTTAAATACAATAAAGATTGTGTCAGTGCATCCCACATTATCTTGCTGTCTAGTTTACCTCACCAAGGTAAACTAGACCAAGTACAAATCACCAAGTACATTCAAAGAGCGTATTTTTACACCATATACACAAGTTCATAATGTGGCCACACATTTAAAACGataaatgttattaaaacatCATGAACTTAATCACAGACTTTAATATTCAAAATGAAGAGGTCGATAAGACTCAGAGGTCGTCCATCATGGCCAAAAGGTCGTCTCCTTTGTTGCCACTGGGATCTTctggttgtttttcttgttctgcAAACTGACCAACGATTTGAGCCAGTTCGTTTGTAGCCTGTTGGTCCTGGATGAAGCAAAACCCAAATTTGTCAACTCCTCAAATGTTAATACAGTAATTAACAAGTGATTACTGGATATTATTAAATGGTAGTAAATGGTTGAGAAATTACAATCCATGATGTATAATATACTTTCAAAAAATTGTGACATAAAGTTGTGACTGTATTCTTACACTATTACATGTAATCTATTAATAATAAGGCAGGTGTCCATGACCCTCCACTTTTTGCTGTTACACACAAACTGgatgaataacaaaacactgcTTTGAAACAAGCTATACTATTAAAATCCACATCCTACCTGGATTGCTTGAATATTTATCACTCCAAACCTGGACTCTTCAGCTCCATCTGAAGTGCTGCtgttaatcaaaataaaagtaatactCTTGGGAAACAAGATTAATTTAACTGCTGACAATGaagggaaataaaagaaagtaaagCACTCACTCTGCTGActccccctccttctcctcctcctcttggtCTGTGCTAAACAGGTTGATCCAAAAGCCAGTCTCAGCTCTGGGCATGTTTTCAACCTGCACGCTGCCCATCAGCCAAGCCAGCAGGTTCAGCTCCTCCTTAGCCAGCAGGTTGGGAGTGTCCTCACTCTGCAGCACGATGGCCACGTGCAGGAACAGAAAATCAAGAGTAG of the Mastacembelus armatus chromosome 11, fMasArm1.2, whole genome shotgun sequence genome contains:
- the lsm10 gene encoding U7 snRNA-associated Sm-like protein LSm10, producing MESERDESPVSDARPVEVCNSIRERTIAENSMVLLLQGLQGEVTTVDLRNESTAQGRVVNVDAFMNIRLEEVLYRDWRGNLTQLQDLFVTGRNVRYVHIPDHVDIMKTMHNQLAKIHRVRNFASQGGGRKEYAKKSK